In a genomic window of Candidatus Omnitrophota bacterium:
- the thiS gene encoding sulfur carrier protein ThiS, with the protein MRITLNGKVEDVDAQLNLSELVLAKGLRVENVVIEYNFRILPKGEWFDTLLGENDSIEIISFIGGG; encoded by the coding sequence ATGCGTATAACCTTAAACGGTAAAGTCGAGGATGTTGATGCCCAACTAAACCTTAGTGAGCTTGTTTTAGCTAAGGGCCTGCGCGTTGAAAATGTGGTTATTGAATATAACTTTCGTATTCTGCCTAAGGGAGAGTGGTTTGATACACTTTTAGGCGAGAATGATTCTATTGAGATCATAAGTTTTATTGGGGGCGGCTAA
- the cysK gene encoding cysteine synthase A translates to MGKIFSDITQTVGKTPLVKLNRIGEGLGATILAKLESFNPLSSVKDRIGTAMIEDAEKRGVLKKNTTIIEPTSGNTGIALAFVAAAKGYKLILTMPDTMSIERRQLLAIFGAQLVLTPGAEGMKGAVKKAEELAKEIPDAIILQQFNNPANPQIHRKTTAEEIWDDTDGKIDILVSGVGTGGTITGVSEVIKKRKPSFKAIAVEPDASPVLSGGAAGPHKIQGIGAGFIPQVLNREIIDEVIRVTNDNSGETARRLAKSEGILAGISSGAALWAALEVAKRKENKGKVIVVILPDTGERYLSTWLFQEVKV, encoded by the coding sequence ATGGGAAAAATATTTTCTGATATTACTCAAACAGTTGGGAAAACCCCGTTAGTCAAGCTCAATCGTATCGGAGAAGGTTTGGGGGCAACCATACTGGCTAAATTAGAATCTTTTAACCCGCTCTCCAGTGTAAAAGACAGGATTGGAACGGCGATGATCGAAGACGCGGAGAAAAGAGGCGTGCTTAAAAAAAATACCACGATTATTGAGCCCACCAGCGGTAATACCGGGATTGCCTTGGCATTTGTCGCCGCTGCTAAAGGTTATAAATTAATCCTGACTATGCCTGATACGATGAGCATAGAGAGAAGGCAGCTTTTGGCGATTTTTGGCGCGCAGTTAGTTCTGACTCCGGGCGCCGAAGGGATGAAGGGGGCGGTAAAAAAAGCCGAGGAGTTAGCTAAAGAGATTCCGGATGCGATTATTTTGCAACAGTTTAATAATCCGGCTAATCCGCAGATTCACCGTAAAACTACTGCCGAAGAGATTTGGGATGATACTGACGGTAAAATTGATATTCTTGTATCCGGAGTCGGCACCGGCGGGACAATTACTGGAGTATCTGAAGTGATCAAGAAAAGAAAACCAAGCTTTAAGGCGATTGCGGTTGAACCCGATGCTTCGCCGGTTTTATCCGGAGGCGCTGCCGGCCCGCATAAGATCCAGGGTATTGGCGCCGGATTTATCCCGCAGGTTTTAAACCGGGAAATTATTGATGAGGTTATCCGGGTTACTAACGATAATTCCGGAGAAACCGCTCGGCGCCTGGCAAAGTCGGAAGGGATATTAGCCGGGATTTCAAGCGGGGCGGCATTGTGGGCGGCGTTAGAAGTGGCTAAACGTAAGGAAAATAAAGGGAAGGTCATCGTGGTTATTCTTCCGGATACCGGCGAGCGGTATCTGAGCACCTGGCTTTTTCAAGAGGTAAAAGTATGA
- a CDS encoding thiazole synthase: MEDFLEIAGEKLSNRLFIGTGKFSSYPIMKQALEEAKAQVATVALRRVDESSKTENIMDYIPQKCKVMINTSGARDAQEALRIGRLAKAAGAGNWIKIEVIRDNKYLLPDSIETFKAVEVLAKEGFVVFPYMSPDLSIGRRMVDAGASAIMPLGSPIGSNRGVKTRELIEIMVNEIKLPIIVDAGLGKPSEACECMELGCAAVLVNTAIAVSEDPVKMAKAFSQAVYAGRLAYLSGIPAMGKTARASSPLTGFLREDKPQGDGLASDSQSHNKPQ, translated from the coding sequence ATGGAAGATTTTTTAGAGATAGCGGGAGAAAAATTAAGTAACCGGCTTTTTATCGGAACAGGGAAGTTCTCTAGCTATCCGATAATGAAGCAAGCTTTAGAAGAGGCGAAGGCCCAGGTTGCTACGGTGGCTTTGAGAAGGGTTGACGAGAGCTCTAAAACAGAGAATATCATGGATTATATTCCGCAGAAATGTAAAGTTATGATCAATACTTCCGGAGCCAGAGACGCACAAGAAGCGCTGCGTATTGGCCGCCTGGCAAAAGCAGCCGGAGCCGGGAACTGGATAAAAATTGAAGTTATCCGTGATAATAAATACTTGCTTCCCGATAGTATTGAGACTTTTAAGGCAGTTGAAGTTTTAGCCAAAGAAGGCTTTGTTGTTTTTCCTTATATGAGCCCGGATTTATCCATTGGCAGAAGAATGGTTGATGCCGGAGCCAGCGCAATTATGCCTTTGGGTTCTCCGATAGGCAGCAATCGCGGGGTAAAAACCCGTGAGCTTATCGAAATAATGGTTAATGAAATTAAGCTGCCGATTATTGTTGACGCGGGCCTTGGAAAACCTTCAGAAGCTTGTGAATGTATGGAGTTAGGTTGCGCGGCAGTATTGGTTAATACCGCCATTGCCGTTTCCGAAGATCCGGTAAAGATGGCCAAGGCTTTTAGTCAGGCAGTTTATGCCGGCAGGCTTGCCTATTTGTCAGGAATCCCGGCAATGGGAAAAACAGCCCGCGCTTCCAGCCCCTTGACTGGATTTTTAAGAGAAGATAAACCACAAGGCGATGGTTTGGCTTCCGATAGCCAAAGCCATAATAAACCGCAATGA
- the metW gene encoding methionine biosynthesis protein MetW codes for MSTESKGIQLDHQVILDLVDQQSSVLDLGCGAGDLLYLLIKEKKVSGQGIEIDDQAIYKCVAKGLNVFHGDIDSGLAEFSDKSFDYVVLNQSMQQILHVDKVLTDALRVGKKVIVGFPNFAYYKSRLQMFFQGRSPVTPSLPYQWYETPNLHFLSITDFKDYCRLKKINIERSVCVGERRETPFLPNLFGQTGIFLISK; via the coding sequence GTGTCTACGGAGAGTAAAGGGATTCAATTGGACCACCAAGTCATACTGGACTTAGTTGATCAGCAATCCAGCGTTTTAGACTTAGGCTGCGGCGCGGGGGATCTTTTGTATCTTCTGATTAAAGAGAAAAAAGTGAGCGGCCAGGGTATTGAGATCGATGACCAGGCAATTTATAAATGCGTCGCTAAGGGCTTAAATGTTTTTCACGGAGATATCGACAGCGGACTTGCCGAATTCAGCGATAAATCTTTTGACTATGTGGTGCTTAATCAAAGCATGCAGCAGATTTTGCATGTTGATAAGGTGCTCACCGATGCCTTACGGGTGGGTAAAAAGGTAATCGTAGGATTTCCCAATTTTGCCTATTATAAGTCCAGGCTGCAGATGTTCTTTCAGGGCAGGTCTCCGGTAACCCCCAGCCTTCCTTATCAATGGTATGAAACTCCGAACCTGCATTTTTTGAGCATAACTGATTTTAAGGATTATTGCCGTTTGAAAAAGATCAATATTGAGCGCAGTGTTTGTGTCGGGGAAAGAAGGGAAACTCCGTTTTTACCCAATTTATTTGGCCAGACCGGAATATTTTTGATCTCAAAATAG
- a CDS encoding 4-oxalocrotonate tautomerase family protein, whose amino-acid sequence MPYINLKLVGKLTKDQKEKIAKEFSDTLLKVAGKPKESLYLVIDEVNGENWAKGDKFFG is encoded by the coding sequence ATGCCTTATATAAATTTAAAATTAGTCGGTAAACTCACTAAGGACCAAAAAGAAAAGATCGCTAAAGAGTTTTCCGATACGCTTTTGAAAGTAGCCGGGAAACCCAAAGAGAGCCTTTATTTGGTTATTGATGAGGTTAATGGTGAAAACTGGGCCAAAGGCGATAAGTTTTTTGGGTAA
- the thiH gene encoding 2-iminoacetate synthase ThiH, with product MSFYGVYSQNKDLDLKKAFSFISPASIQESLEKNNLDTKQFLGLLSPQAENNLESMAQKAQAITRNYFGNTIQLYAPMYLSNYCDNSCLYCGFNLNNDIQRRQLTLEEVEKEAQFISSSGLKHILILTGESRLKSPVSYIQDCVNVLKKYFTSISIEVYPLAENEYARLVVGGVDGLTIYQEVYDEQLYAKIHICGPKKDYKFRLDAPERGAKARMRSVSIGALLGLGNWRREAFFLGLHAKYLLDKFPDVEIGISVPRIRPQNHQPQVGDFKPICQVSDRNVIQIILAFRIFLPRLGIAISTRENPEFRENLLSLGITRMSAGSATNVGGHTLYKEEKEQSSQFEIQDQRTVGQIKAVLEGKGYQPVFKDWLYL from the coding sequence ATGAGTTTTTATGGTGTCTATTCCCAAAATAAAGATTTAGACCTAAAGAAAGCTTTTAGTTTTATTTCACCTGCCTCCATTCAGGAATCCTTAGAAAAAAATAATCTGGATACAAAACAATTCCTTGGATTGCTTTCTCCGCAAGCCGAAAATAATCTTGAAAGTATGGCTCAGAAAGCGCAGGCGATAACCAGGAATTATTTTGGCAATACCATCCAGCTTTATGCTCCGATGTATCTATCCAATTATTGCGATAATTCCTGCCTTTATTGTGGTTTTAACCTGAACAATGACATCCAAAGGAGACAGCTTACTCTGGAAGAAGTGGAAAAAGAGGCGCAATTTATTTCCTCTTCGGGGTTAAAGCACATTCTTATTTTAACCGGGGAATCAAGGCTTAAGAGCCCGGTCAGCTACATTCAGGATTGTGTCAATGTTCTAAAAAAATATTTTACTTCAATATCTATTGAAGTATATCCTTTGGCTGAAAATGAATACGCCCGGTTAGTTGTCGGCGGGGTGGACGGCTTGACAATCTATCAGGAAGTATATGATGAACAGCTTTACGCAAAAATACATATTTGCGGCCCTAAAAAAGATTATAAATTCCGTCTGGATGCTCCGGAAAGAGGCGCAAAAGCCAGAATGAGAAGCGTTTCTATCGGGGCCTTGCTTGGTTTAGGAAACTGGAGAAGGGAAGCATTCTTTCTGGGGTTGCACGCAAAATACCTGCTTGATAAGTTTCCGGATGTTGAAATCGGGATATCTGTCCCCAGAATTCGGCCGCAAAACCACCAGCCGCAAGTCGGCGATTTTAAACCAATTTGCCAGGTAAGCGACAGAAATGTCATCCAGATAATTTTGGCTTTCAGGATTTTTTTGCCCCGGCTTGGTATTGCAATCTCAACGCGGGAAAATCCGGAATTCAGGGAAAATCTTTTATCTCTTGGTATTACCAGGATGTCAGCCGGTTCAGCGACTAATGTTGGCGGCCATACTCTTTACAAGGAAGAAAAAGAGCAGTCTTCTCAGTTTGAGATTCAGGATCAAAGAACCGTGGGCCAGATCAAAGCTGTCCTTGAAGGAAAGGGATACCAGCCGGTTTTTAAGGATTGGCTGTATTTGTAG
- a CDS encoding homoserine O-acetyltransferase — translation MIKEKINPANSVGVVKTQSFTFESLKLESGEKFGPVTLAYETYGVLNKEKSNAILIVHALSGDAHAAGLHEGTDDLGWWDSFIGPGKAFDTEKYFVVCSNILGGCKGSTGPSSVNPKTNKPYALDFPLISINDIVNAQRRLIGHLGIEKLLSVVGGSMGGQQVLSWLANHADIIHSAIPIATTIKHSPQQIAFNEVGRQAIMADAHWKSGNYYDGPFPLKGLAVARMIGHITYMSDSSMAEKFGRQKKDSAEAFKFTADFEVEGYLRYRGDNFVKRFDANSYLYITKAMDNFDASGARPFCEVLAGIKAKVLVISFKSDWLYPAYQSKEIVKACKLAGIATTYCEIDSNYGHDAFLLEVEEETHLIKHFLKKIFYAYEVTGVYGE, via the coding sequence ATGATTAAAGAAAAAATAAACCCGGCCAATAGTGTGGGAGTGGTTAAAACTCAAAGTTTTACTTTTGAATCTTTAAAACTTGAGAGCGGGGAGAAGTTTGGCCCGGTTACTTTGGCTTATGAAACATATGGCGTTTTAAATAAAGAGAAATCCAATGCTATTCTTATTGTGCATGCCCTTTCAGGCGATGCCCATGCTGCCGGTCTGCATGAGGGAACTGATGATTTAGGCTGGTGGGATTCTTTTATCGGCCCGGGTAAAGCTTTTGATACGGAAAAATACTTTGTGGTTTGTTCAAATATACTCGGCGGCTGTAAGGGGTCAACCGGCCCTTCAAGCGTAAATCCTAAAACCAATAAGCCGTACGCTTTGGATTTTCCGTTAATTAGCATTAACGATATAGTAAATGCCCAGAGGCGTTTAATTGGCCATTTAGGCATCGAAAAGTTACTTTCTGTGGTCGGCGGCTCAATGGGCGGACAGCAGGTTTTATCGTGGTTAGCTAACCATGCGGATATAATTCATAGCGCAATTCCGATTGCCACCACGATCAAACATTCTCCTCAACAAATAGCATTTAATGAGGTAGGCCGCCAAGCGATTATGGCCGACGCCCATTGGAAATCCGGCAATTATTATGACGGCCCGTTTCCTTTAAAAGGATTGGCCGTAGCCAGGATGATCGGCCATATAACCTATATGAGCGACAGCTCGATGGCTGAGAAATTCGGCCGCCAAAAAAAAGACAGCGCCGAAGCGTTTAAATTTACGGCTGATTTTGAAGTCGAGGGGTATTTACGTTATCGCGGCGATAATTTTGTCAAGCGCTTTGACGCAAATTCCTATCTTTATATAACCAAGGCAATGGATAATTTTGACGCCTCAGGCGCCAGGCCATTTTGTGAAGTTTTAGCCGGCATCAAGGCCAAGGTTTTGGTCATATCTTTCAAATCCGATTGGCTGTATCCGGCTTATCAATCAAAGGAGATAGTTAAGGCCTGCAAGCTTGCCGGCATTGCGACAACCTATTGTGAGATTGATTCAAATTATGGCCACGACGCGTTTCTTTTGGAAGTGGAAGAGGAGACGCATTTGATCAAACATTTCCTTAAAAAAATATTTTATGCTTATGAGGTGACCGGTGTCTACGGAGAGTAA